The proteins below come from a single Marinobacter bohaiensis genomic window:
- a CDS encoding alpha/beta fold hydrolase, with product MSLDLHHRVVGEGDPLIVLHGLFGSLENLGGITQRLSDRWQIHALDLRNHGRSPHTDAMGYPAMADDVKRYMDSAGLATASVLGHSMGGKTAMELALAHPDRIDRLIVADIAPVDYPPHHDAIIDGLSGLDLTAIASRGAADKALAEAVPEAPVRQFLLKNLVRDADGGFTWRLNLDVIERHYDQIAAGPSAEGPFEGPTLFIKGGDSGYIQTQHQDIVARLFPQASLRIIPGTGHWLHAEKPDLFANLCSRFLDGEFDAR from the coding sequence GTGAGCCTGGATTTGCACCACCGTGTGGTGGGTGAGGGCGACCCCCTGATCGTACTGCACGGTCTGTTCGGCTCCCTGGAAAACCTGGGCGGCATCACCCAGCGCCTGTCCGACCGCTGGCAGATCCACGCGCTGGATTTGCGCAATCACGGACGCTCGCCGCACACCGACGCCATGGGCTACCCGGCCATGGCCGACGACGTCAAACGCTACATGGACAGCGCTGGCCTGGCGACCGCCTCGGTCCTGGGCCACTCCATGGGCGGCAAGACCGCGATGGAACTGGCGCTGGCCCATCCCGACCGGATCGACCGGCTGATCGTCGCCGACATCGCGCCGGTGGACTACCCGCCGCACCACGATGCCATCATCGACGGTCTGAGCGGGCTCGACCTGACCGCCATCGCCTCCCGCGGTGCCGCCGACAAGGCCCTGGCCGAAGCCGTGCCCGAGGCGCCGGTCCGCCAGTTCCTGCTGAAGAACCTGGTGCGCGATGCTGACGGTGGCTTCACCTGGCGCCTCAATCTGGACGTGATCGAACGCCACTACGACCAGATCGCCGCCGGCCCCTCCGCCGAAGGGCCTTTCGAGGGACCCACCCTGTTCATCAAGGGCGGCGATTCGGGCTATATCCAGACCCAGCACCAGGACATCGTGGCGCGCCTGTTCCCGCAAGCCAGCCTGCGCATCATTCCCGGCACCGGCCACTGGCTGCACGCGGAGAAGCCCGACCTGTTCGCCAATCTCTGCAGCCGTTTCCTGGACGGGGAATTCGACGCCCGTTGA
- a CDS encoding SMP-30/gluconolactonase/LRE family protein — MRWIYALCVVVFLVIGGFLLTPSPVDSHAWTPPPAPGLNGAAAPNQILRLSELLGVGQVEGPEDVDVDSAGRVYGGTQDGRIVRVWPDGRVETWARTGGRPLGMEFDRNGNLIVADAYKGLLSIDPPSGNIRTLSTEAEGLPFRFTDDVDIGPDGMIYFTDASSRFNQSQYRLDLLEMQPHGRLLRYNPATRKTDVLLRNLHFANGVAVSKDGSFLLVNETWKYRVLRYWLTGRNAGTAEVFIDNLPGFPDGVSADSQGRFWLALPSPRNRFIDWINPYPWLKEQVAKLPDSLQPPVERYGLVLALDEDGKILTSLQDPGGRYLTEITSVEPHLDRLYFGTLHNNRIGRLPMEAIPAL; from the coding sequence ATGCGGTGGATCTACGCGTTGTGTGTGGTGGTGTTCCTGGTGATCGGCGGTTTCCTGCTGACGCCTTCACCGGTCGACAGTCATGCCTGGACACCGCCTCCGGCGCCTGGCCTGAACGGTGCCGCCGCACCCAACCAGATCCTGCGTCTGTCCGAACTGCTGGGCGTGGGCCAGGTGGAGGGCCCGGAAGACGTCGACGTGGACTCCGCCGGCCGGGTCTACGGCGGCACCCAGGACGGTCGCATCGTCCGGGTATGGCCCGACGGCCGGGTGGAGACCTGGGCCCGCACCGGTGGCCGGCCGCTGGGCATGGAATTCGACCGCAACGGCAATCTGATCGTCGCTGATGCCTACAAGGGGTTGTTGTCCATCGATCCGCCTTCCGGCAACATCCGCACGCTATCGACGGAGGCGGAGGGGCTCCCGTTCCGTTTCACCGATGATGTGGACATCGGCCCGGACGGCATGATCTATTTCACCGACGCCAGCTCCCGCTTCAACCAGTCCCAGTACCGGCTCGACCTGCTGGAAATGCAGCCCCACGGCCGCCTGCTGCGCTATAACCCGGCCACCCGCAAGACGGATGTACTGCTGCGCAACCTCCATTTTGCCAATGGCGTGGCGGTGTCGAAGGACGGTAGTTTCCTGCTGGTCAATGAAACCTGGAAATACCGGGTGCTGAGATACTGGCTGACCGGCCGCAACGCCGGCACCGCCGAGGTGTTCATCGATAACCTGCCGGGCTTTCCGGACGGCGTGTCGGCGGACAGTCAGGGACGTTTCTGGCTGGCGCTGCCGTCGCCGCGCAACCGTTTTATCGACTGGATCAATCCCTATCCCTGGCTCAAGGAGCAGGTGGCCAAGCTACCGGACAGCCTGCAACCACCGGTCGAACGCTACGGCCTGGTGCTGGCCCTGGATGAAGACGGCAAGATCCTGACCAGCCTGCAAGATCCGGGCGGGCGCTATCTGACCGAGATCACCTCGGTGGAGCCGCACCTGGACAGGCTGTATTTCGGGACCCTGCACAATAACCGCATTGGACGGCTGCCCATGGAAGCCATCCCCGCCCTGTAA
- a CDS encoding acyl-CoA thioesterase — protein MIDVPDLIDWDLPDPFILPITVQPEDVDRLGHANNVVYVRWLEEVSWAHIESLGMTWERHEATGKAMAITRTEIDYLAAANEGEHLLLGTWLVDFDGRFRSARRFQLMRVSDGKCLVRALSTHACVDLKTQRPARVPKEYGELLGHAVVRVDEPVDE, from the coding sequence GTGATCGACGTGCCCGACCTGATCGACTGGGATCTGCCTGATCCGTTCATCCTGCCGATCACGGTGCAGCCCGAGGATGTGGACCGTCTGGGCCACGCCAACAACGTGGTCTACGTGCGCTGGCTGGAGGAGGTCAGCTGGGCCCACATCGAAAGCCTGGGCATGACCTGGGAGCGTCACGAGGCCACTGGCAAGGCCATGGCCATCACTCGCACGGAGATTGACTACCTGGCCGCCGCCAACGAAGGCGAGCACCTGCTGCTGGGCACCTGGCTGGTGGATTTTGACGGTCGTTTCCGCTCCGCCCGTCGCTTCCAGCTGATGCGGGTGTCCGACGGCAAGTGCCTGGTGCGCGCCCTGTCTACACACGCCTGCGTCGATCTCAAGACCCAGCGGCCGGCGCGGGTGCCCAAGGAATACGGCGAGTTGCTCGGTCACGCTGTTGTGCGCGTGGATGAGCCGGTTGACGAATAG
- a CDS encoding NADP-dependent oxidoreductase, which yields MRRIVYERFGEADELKLAEAEHPVPAAGEVCIRVAGAGLNPIDWKTRKGLGFAAQQIKDALPWTPGYDVAGTVTDVGEGVHTLAAGDRVMGMIGFPTQGGGYAEYALARADELILVPEELPLIDAGALPLAALTAWQGLFEMGQLKADDKVLIHAGAGGVGHLAVQFARARGAHVIATASGANADFLATLGADEVIDYTSDDFVDACYGLDLVLDLVGGDTGKRSLHTLAEQGVLVTIPTVTADPIITEAENMGLKAHGMTVRPDIFHLEEIAELIEDGDVRLHIDEAFPLAEAAAAHRRLETGHVRGKLVLDCQAR from the coding sequence ATGCGTCGCATCGTCTATGAGCGTTTTGGGGAGGCTGATGAGCTGAAGCTGGCGGAGGCGGAACATCCGGTTCCGGCGGCCGGTGAAGTCTGCATCCGGGTGGCCGGAGCCGGTCTCAATCCCATCGACTGGAAAACCCGCAAGGGGCTGGGCTTCGCCGCCCAGCAGATCAAGGATGCGCTGCCCTGGACGCCGGGCTACGACGTGGCCGGTACGGTCACCGATGTGGGCGAGGGCGTCCACACCCTGGCGGCCGGCGACCGGGTGATGGGCATGATTGGCTTCCCGACCCAGGGCGGCGGTTACGCCGAGTACGCCCTGGCCAGGGCGGACGAGCTGATCCTGGTGCCCGAGGAGCTGCCGTTGATCGACGCTGGCGCCTTACCGCTGGCGGCCCTGACCGCCTGGCAGGGACTGTTCGAGATGGGCCAGCTCAAGGCCGATGACAAGGTGCTGATCCACGCCGGGGCCGGAGGCGTCGGTCACCTGGCCGTGCAGTTCGCCCGCGCCCGCGGCGCCCACGTCATTGCCACGGCGTCGGGGGCCAATGCCGATTTCCTCGCCACCCTGGGGGCGGACGAGGTGATCGACTACACCTCGGACGATTTCGTCGACGCCTGCTACGGGCTCGATCTGGTGCTGGACCTGGTGGGGGGCGATACCGGCAAGCGCTCCCTGCACACCCTGGCGGAACAGGGCGTGCTGGTGACCATTCCCACCGTTACCGCCGATCCCATCATCACCGAAGCGGAAAACATGGGGCTCAAGGCCCATGGCATGACCGTGCGGCCGGACATCTTCCACCTGGAGGAAATCGCCGAGCTGATTGAGGACGGCGACGTGCGCCTGCACATTGACGAGGCCTTCCCCCTGGCCGAGGCCGCTGCCGCCCACCGCCGGCTGGAAACCGGCCACGTGCGCGGCAAGCTGGTGCTGGACTGTCAGGCCCGCTGA
- a CDS encoding cation:proton antiporter, which produces MSANIVLLLASIGVISLFCQWLAWRVRMPAILFLLAGGIAAGPLLDWLNPQALFGDLLFPLISLAVAVILFEGSLTLRFSDIKGHGRMVRNLVPVGSIVTCTIGTLAAHWALDIDWEIALLFGAIVVVTGPTVVAPLLRSVKPAAKLANILRWEGIIIDPVGALLAVLVFEGIVSWGQGNVFGHSLYIFAKTLFIGIALGALSGWLTGIALRKHLVPQYLHNAGTLTFMLGVYALSNEMAHESGLLTVTVMGIWMANMKQVPIESILEFKESLSVLLISALFIILAARVEFSAIAELGWSLVAVLAVLMFVARPISVFLSAIGTSLNWREKLFLSWVAPRGIVAAAVSALFAFQLQRVGYESAGVLVPLVFIVIIATVTLQSLTARPIATLLKVAQPADYGFLILGANGVARQIGRALQKMDVPVVLTDTNWENVRQARMDNLNVYFGNPVSEHASTHLDLTGIGNLLVISPYKQLNSLATYHFLDWFGGGSVYSLSEGDQDQKARHQTAEKIQQTRGLFGDVSYAKLASMVSKGYTVKTTQLSEAFTFDDYKAQYEQQALLLFIIDPRDRIQAVTNQTNIKVDKGWVLVSLVPPQPPKERKEKESGPEPVGQAAPEPQRA; this is translated from the coding sequence ATGTCTGCGAACATCGTTCTCCTGCTCGCGAGCATTGGCGTCATATCGCTGTTCTGCCAATGGCTGGCCTGGCGCGTGCGCATGCCGGCCATCCTTTTTCTGCTGGCCGGCGGGATTGCGGCTGGCCCCTTGCTGGACTGGCTCAACCCCCAGGCGCTGTTCGGTGACCTGCTGTTCCCGCTGATCTCCCTGGCGGTGGCGGTCATCCTGTTCGAAGGCAGCCTGACCCTGCGCTTCTCCGATATCAAAGGTCACGGCCGCATGGTGCGTAACCTGGTGCCTGTGGGCTCGATCGTCACCTGTACCATCGGCACCCTGGCGGCGCACTGGGCGCTGGATATCGACTGGGAAATCGCCCTGCTGTTCGGCGCCATCGTGGTGGTGACCGGGCCGACGGTGGTCGCCCCGCTGCTGCGCTCGGTCAAGCCTGCCGCCAAGCTGGCCAACATCCTGCGCTGGGAGGGCATCATCATTGACCCGGTGGGCGCCCTGCTGGCGGTCCTGGTGTTCGAGGGGATCGTCTCCTGGGGCCAGGGCAACGTGTTCGGCCATTCGCTGTATATCTTCGCCAAGACGCTGTTCATCGGCATCGCCCTGGGCGCCCTGTCCGGCTGGCTGACCGGCATCGCCCTGCGCAAGCACCTGGTGCCCCAATACCTGCACAACGCCGGCACCCTGACCTTCATGCTCGGGGTCTATGCCCTGTCGAACGAGATGGCCCATGAGTCCGGGCTGTTGACGGTCACTGTGATGGGTATCTGGATGGCCAACATGAAGCAGGTGCCGATCGAGAGCATCCTGGAGTTCAAGGAATCCCTCAGCGTGCTGCTGATCTCGGCGCTGTTCATCATCCTGGCGGCGCGGGTCGAGTTCAGCGCCATCGCCGAGCTGGGCTGGAGCCTGGTGGCCGTACTCGCGGTGCTGATGTTCGTGGCCCGGCCGATCAGCGTGTTCCTGTCCGCCATCGGCACGTCTCTGAACTGGCGGGAGAAGCTGTTCCTGAGCTGGGTGGCACCCCGCGGGATTGTTGCCGCCGCCGTATCCGCGCTGTTTGCCTTCCAGCTGCAGCGGGTGGGGTACGAGAGTGCCGGCGTGCTGGTGCCGCTGGTGTTCATCGTCATCATCGCCACCGTGACCCTGCAGAGCCTGACCGCACGGCCCATCGCCACCCTGCTGAAGGTCGCCCAGCCGGCGGATTACGGCTTCCTGATCCTCGGTGCCAACGGCGTGGCCCGGCAGATCGGCCGCGCCCTGCAGAAGATGGACGTGCCGGTGGTGCTGACCGACACCAACTGGGAGAACGTGCGCCAGGCGCGCATGGACAACCTCAACGTCTATTTCGGCAATCCGGTGTCGGAGCATGCCTCCACGCACCTGGACCTCACCGGCATCGGCAACCTGCTGGTGATCTCGCCCTACAAGCAGCTCAACTCACTGGCCACCTACCATTTCCTGGACTGGTTCGGCGGCGGCAGTGTCTACAGCCTGTCGGAAGGCGATCAGGACCAGAAGGCGCGGCACCAGACCGCGGAAAAGATCCAGCAGACCCGCGGCCTGTTCGGCGATGTCAGCTACGCCAAACTGGCCAGTATGGTGAGCAAGGGCTATACGGTGAAAACCACCCAGCTGTCGGAGGCCTTCACCTTCGACGACTACAAGGCCCAGTACGAGCAGCAGGCGCTGCTGCTGTTCATTATCGACCCGCGTGACCGCATCCAGGCGGTGACCAACCAGACCAATATCAAGGTGGACAAGGGTTGGGTCCTGGTCAGCCTGGTGCCGCCCCAGCCGCCGAAGGAGCGCAAGGAGAAGGAATCCGGACCGGAGCCGGTCGGTCAGGCAGCGCCGGAGCCTCAGCGGGCCTGA
- the tcdA gene encoding tRNA cyclic N6-threonylcarbamoyladenosine(37) synthase TcdA: MSTDDYSFRFGGIERLYGRTALQAFRGGHMAVVGLGGVGSWAAEALARSGIGRITLIDMDDVCVSNTNRQLHALAGQYGQTKTDVMAERLKAINPQLDVVVHFGFLTPRNVAELVGDDLDGVIDAIDSVKAKASLIAHCKRRKIPLVCAGGAGGQMDPTQIQVSDLSRTTQDPLLAKVRNLLRREYNFSRNPKRRFGIEAVYSLEQLTYPSGDGEVCLQKPDTRGPVRLDCASGFGAASPVTATFGFVAASRLLNRLARKSREASA; the protein is encoded by the coding sequence ATGAGCACAGACGATTACAGCTTCCGCTTCGGTGGTATCGAACGGCTCTACGGGCGCACCGCACTGCAGGCATTCCGGGGCGGCCACATGGCCGTGGTGGGCCTGGGCGGCGTCGGCTCCTGGGCGGCGGAGGCGCTGGCCCGCAGCGGCATCGGGCGCATCACGCTGATCGATATGGACGACGTCTGTGTGTCCAACACCAACCGCCAGCTGCATGCCCTGGCCGGCCAGTACGGCCAGACCAAGACCGACGTCATGGCGGAGCGGCTGAAGGCCATCAACCCGCAGCTCGACGTGGTGGTGCACTTCGGCTTTCTCACCCCCCGCAACGTGGCGGAGCTGGTGGGCGACGACCTGGACGGGGTGATCGACGCCATCGACAGCGTCAAGGCCAAAGCGTCGCTGATCGCCCACTGCAAACGCCGCAAGATCCCGCTGGTCTGCGCCGGCGGCGCGGGCGGCCAGATGGACCCGACCCAGATCCAGGTCAGCGACCTGTCCCGCACCACCCAGGATCCATTACTGGCCAAGGTGCGTAATCTCCTGCGTCGGGAGTACAACTTTTCCCGCAATCCCAAGCGCCGCTTTGGCATCGAAGCCGTCTATTCGCTGGAGCAGTTGACCTATCCGTCCGGTGATGGCGAAGTCTGCCTGCAGAAACCGGACACCCGCGGTCCGGTCAGACTGGACTGCGCCTCCGGCTTCGGAGCGGCCAGCCCGGTCACGGCGACCTTCGGTTTCGTCGCGGCGTCGCGGCTGCTGAACCGCCTGGCACGAAAATCCCGGGAGGCCAGCGCCTGA
- a CDS encoding RrF2 family transcriptional regulator, translated as MQLTAHTDYSLRLLIFMAVKRDDEPATVQDVALHYGISAHHVAKVARTLVQLDYLKSHRGRGGGLELTRKPAEINIGAVVRQTENLRLLECFGPDSTCPIEPGCTLKGVLGEALQAFIDVLDRYVLADLVDNRQELRQLLGRR; from the coding sequence ATGCAGCTCACCGCGCATACTGATTACTCCCTACGCCTGCTCATCTTCATGGCCGTGAAGCGGGACGACGAGCCGGCCACGGTGCAGGATGTGGCCCTGCACTACGGCATTTCCGCCCACCATGTCGCCAAGGTGGCACGCACCCTGGTGCAGTTGGACTACCTGAAAAGCCATCGCGGCCGCGGCGGTGGACTGGAACTGACGCGGAAGCCGGCTGAGATCAACATTGGCGCGGTGGTACGCCAGACCGAAAACCTGCGCCTGCTGGAATGTTTTGGCCCGGACTCCACCTGCCCCATCGAACCCGGCTGTACCCTCAAAGGCGTGCTCGGGGAAGCGTTGCAGGCCTTCATCGACGTGCTTGACCGTTATGTGCTGGCGGATCTCGTGGACAATCGCCAGGAGCTGCGCCAACTGCTGGGCCGCCGCTGA
- the hmpA gene encoding NO-inducible flavohemoprotein: MLSQSTVDVVKQTIPVLQEHGETLTRHFYQRMFEHNPEVKAFFNPAHQQAGTQQRALAGAICAYAQHIDNPSALAGAVELIAQKHVSLGIKPEHYPIVGENLLASIREVLGEAATDDIINAWGEAYGVLADLFIQREGQIFEQQEVTYGWQGFKRFLVEKRERCSDNIESFYLCPADGSVLAPHLPGQYLTVRIPTADGGTTLRNYSLSNRPGEPWFRISVKREAGQGDVPAGVVSNYLHDHINVGDSLEVAPPAGEFTLTLPEPADKPLVFIAGGVGITPLMSMLTVALETSPAARPVVFIQAALNRAVQPFAGELAELAQRYDNLRLHARFSDPLDGDLQAGRCQSTGFIDAPLLDELVGDADAAWYFCGPAPMLQQVRQLLKARAVPEADQHYEFFGPAQALA; this comes from the coding sequence ATGCTCAGCCAGTCCACCGTCGATGTCGTCAAGCAAACCATTCCCGTCCTGCAGGAACACGGCGAAACCCTGACCCGCCACTTCTATCAGCGCATGTTCGAGCACAACCCGGAAGTGAAGGCCTTCTTCAATCCGGCGCACCAGCAGGCGGGCACCCAGCAGCGCGCGCTGGCCGGTGCCATCTGCGCCTACGCCCAGCATATCGATAACCCGTCGGCCCTGGCCGGGGCGGTGGAGCTGATCGCACAGAAGCACGTGTCCCTGGGCATCAAGCCGGAGCATTATCCGATCGTGGGCGAGAACCTGCTGGCGTCGATCCGCGAGGTGCTGGGTGAGGCGGCGACCGACGACATCATCAACGCCTGGGGGGAAGCCTATGGCGTACTGGCGGATCTGTTCATCCAGCGCGAGGGGCAGATCTTCGAGCAACAGGAAGTCACCTACGGCTGGCAGGGCTTCAAGCGCTTCCTGGTGGAGAAACGTGAGCGCTGCAGCGACAACATCGAGTCCTTCTACCTGTGCCCGGCGGACGGCAGCGTGCTGGCGCCCCACCTGCCGGGACAATACCTGACCGTACGTATTCCCACGGCGGACGGCGGCACCACCCTGCGTAACTACAGCCTGTCCAACCGGCCCGGCGAACCCTGGTTCCGTATCAGCGTCAAGCGCGAAGCCGGGCAGGGCGACGTGCCGGCCGGCGTGGTGTCCAACTACCTGCACGACCACATCAACGTGGGCGACAGCCTCGAAGTCGCGCCGCCGGCCGGCGAGTTCACCCTGACGCTGCCCGAACCGGCGGACAAGCCGCTGGTCTTCATCGCCGGCGGCGTAGGGATCACGCCGCTGATGTCCATGCTGACGGTGGCGCTGGAGACGTCCCCGGCGGCGCGCCCGGTGGTGTTCATCCAGGCGGCGTTGAACCGCGCGGTCCAGCCGTTTGCCGGAGAGCTGGCCGAGCTGGCGCAGCGTTACGATAACCTGCGGCTGCATGCCCGGTTCAGTGACCCGCTGGATGGCGATCTGCAAGCCGGTCGCTGCCAGAGCACGGGCTTCATCGATGCCCCGCTGCTGGACGAACTGGTGGGCGATGCCGACGCCGCCTGGTATTTCTGCGGGCCCGCGCCGATGCTGCAGCAGGTGCGGCAGCTGCTGAAGGCGCGCGCAGTGCCCGAGGCCGACCAGCACTACGAGTTCTTCGGTCCGGCCCAGGCGCTGGCCTGA
- a CDS encoding branched-chain amino acid aminotransferase → MTEVASDTASQTAAAPAPFGTQFAEKMTLARYADGQWQGVETVPVGPLPLHPASHVLHYGSSCFEGLKAYRMPDGDVRIFRLERHVARFQRSAALLCLPQPPAEMVEAMIREVVELARDIIPEAPGALYLRPTLIGTEANIGAAGASSAEALVYILASPVGDYFAGGKGLTILIEDQEMRSTPGFGQAKTGGNYAAALRHVNRARTEYDADQVLFCPGGDVQETGASNFFLIDDNRLLTKPLDPSFLHGVTRDSIITLARDLGYEVVERDFTVDEVKAWIKTGEAALSGTAAVLSGVGAFVHGDTRYPVGDGGVGPNTRKLSEALRALQSGQTPDRFGWLS, encoded by the coding sequence ATGACAGAGGTTGCTTCCGATACCGCTTCCCAGACCGCCGCGGCGCCCGCGCCCTTCGGTACCCAGTTCGCCGAGAAGATGACGCTCGCGCGTTACGCCGACGGACAATGGCAGGGAGTGGAAACGGTACCGGTGGGTCCGTTGCCTCTGCATCCCGCGTCCCATGTGCTGCACTACGGCAGCAGTTGTTTCGAGGGGCTCAAGGCCTACCGCATGCCGGACGGCGATGTGCGTATTTTCCGGCTCGAACGGCACGTGGCCCGCTTCCAGCGCAGCGCCGCCCTGCTGTGTCTGCCGCAGCCGCCGGCGGAGATGGTTGAGGCGATGATCCGCGAAGTGGTGGAACTGGCGCGGGATATTATTCCCGAGGCGCCCGGCGCGCTCTACCTGCGGCCCACACTGATCGGTACCGAAGCCAACATCGGTGCGGCCGGCGCGTCGTCGGCCGAAGCGCTGGTTTACATCCTGGCGTCGCCGGTGGGTGACTACTTCGCCGGCGGCAAGGGCCTGACGATCCTCATCGAGGACCAGGAAATGCGCAGCACGCCGGGCTTCGGCCAGGCCAAGACCGGTGGCAACTATGCTGCGGCCCTGCGCCACGTGAACCGCGCGCGGACCGAATACGACGCTGACCAGGTCCTGTTCTGCCCCGGCGGTGACGTGCAGGAGACCGGTGCCTCCAACTTTTTCCTGATCGACGACAACCGTCTGTTGACCAAGCCGCTGGATCCCTCCTTCCTGCACGGCGTCACCCGGGATTCGATCATCACCCTGGCCCGGGACCTGGGCTATGAGGTCGTCGAGCGGGACTTCACCGTCGACGAGGTGAAGGCATGGATCAAGACCGGCGAGGCGGCCCTGTCCGGCACCGCGGCGGTGCTGTCCGGCGTGGGCGCCTTCGTCCACGGCGATACCCGCTACCCGGTGGGCGACGGCGGCGTGGGCCCCAACACCCGCAAGCTGAGCGAGGCCCTGCGCGCGCTGCAATCCGGCCAGACTCCGGACCGTTTCGGCTGGCTGAGCTGA
- a CDS encoding DUF6436 domain-containing protein — protein sequence MGLLLTWLGGSAVGYGWYQSQYLQPYPGANSSQTVLPEALRKQLERAWSAEPTATGVEPGGVTLVHFSQPGCRCDDASRDHLRRLRAEYSRSDLAVIQALPPTADAAVPDLGEAVDRRKLPALWQLVSAVPAAALFGPGGQLLYFGPYSSGPSCGSGINFVEDELSRLRNHESVTPWINEVALGCFCAIRHRKT from the coding sequence ATGGGGTTACTGCTGACCTGGCTGGGCGGCTCGGCGGTGGGTTACGGCTGGTATCAGTCTCAATACCTGCAGCCTTACCCCGGGGCGAATTCCTCGCAAACCGTCCTTCCGGAGGCATTGCGAAAGCAGTTGGAACGGGCCTGGAGCGCCGAGCCGACGGCGACCGGGGTCGAGCCGGGCGGCGTCACGCTGGTGCATTTCTCGCAGCCGGGTTGCCGCTGCGACGACGCCAGTCGCGACCACCTGAGGCGCTTGCGGGCGGAATACAGTCGGTCCGATCTTGCCGTGATCCAGGCGTTGCCGCCGACGGCCGACGCCGCGGTCCCGGACCTCGGTGAAGCGGTGGACCGACGCAAGCTGCCAGCGTTATGGCAGCTGGTTTCGGCGGTCCCGGCGGCGGCGCTGTTTGGACCTGGCGGTCAGCTGCTGTACTTCGGCCCCTATTCGAGCGGCCCCTCCTGTGGCAGCGGCATCAACTTCGTGGAAGACGAACTGAGTCGGCTCCGGAACCATGAATCCGTGACACCCTGGATCAATGAGGTGGCCCTGGGCTGCTTCTGTGCGATCCGGCACCGGAAGACCTGA